One window from the genome of Periophthalmus magnuspinnatus isolate fPerMag1 chromosome 18, fPerMag1.2.pri, whole genome shotgun sequence encodes:
- the otud4 gene encoding OTU domain-containing protein 4: protein MDSPEDRTADRLMDEYLKSLGLQRKKIAKDGSCLFRAVAEQVLHCQSRHLEVRSKCVEFLRKNRRTYEAFMEGDFEEYLHKLRDPQHWVGEVEINALAIMYKRDFWIFQDPGKSAVNITDNGFRDKVQLCFLNGNHYDSVYPLSRVRSSAVCQSILYELLYEKVFGVDQSQLTVCQRPSKTSDLLIDDFMAPCPSSEESDTETNALRKENGTCAAVVKSKGRGRGRFLSERVKRSLNPTLLRNVQYDVWTRSKKAQQKMDFCIASGLQYNVGDRCQVYVDAGGKMVSATVKKTVSRQQWTSDGLQRGSGRARCPCVETASSFRDVLEHSRPGEEGQQREWEHRGRGRGKASSASSSVSQSTAPPAGRGPKQHSPWPQQQQPPLEEREAPSSKSEPVSFGLTTEQRLAKEEEEKNAALVELQFPDDRSFPALGTQPGGQSDGGRRRGGDKRRSQKNRKSPVEEAAVASPSTGDRPDSSTPPLSSAPPSSVSPPVSAAPAPKPNAHSKTSQSGMVPSSASHFSFVTPVLPAASSSSSSSSLVPKAASSSPPTFIAPIAPSPAAAQSLISRTTPSPPSNAPMVTHNPPVVTEAQASTTTSNLQTPSHRDVSEPQEASTNQLPQNPVCEQVPVQDLRTVQTKAPPSVPNDQNTSQIQPTHSPPPPPPPPPASITHPPPVYPSSLPQNEPSVPAAFSNQDPPPPPAPQPQTEHLKSETHPDTAPPPAPQPAPHYLPHAIPLQQQLAHFYQDPLYPGFPQGDTGQVAPTPPMSTSQSGDDLPRDTNILRFFFNLGVKAYSLPMHAPVMYLYPLQQTHTLHPRASPSPEAPYPPFNPTPPPPQAPPTSYHPEQRPPRCL from the exons ATGGACAGTCCTGAGGACAGGACCGCGGACAGACTCATGGATGAATATCTCAAGTCTCTGGGTTTACAGCGGAAGAAAATCGCCAAAGACGGATCGTGTTTGTTTAGAGCAGTGGCGGAGCAG GTGCTGCACTGCCAAAGTCGTCACTTGGAAGTCCGATCCAAATGTGTGGAGTTCCTCAGGAAAAACCGCAGGACGTACGAGGCC TTTATGGAAGGAGACTTTGAGGAATATTTACACAAACTACGAGATCCACAG CACTGGGTGGGCGAGGTGGAGATCAACGCTCTGGCCATTATGTACAA GAGGGACTTTTGGATTTTCCAGGATCCTGGGAAATCTGCTGTAAACATCACGGACAACGGCTTCAGAGACAAG GTGCAGTTGTGTTTTCTCAATGGGAATCACTATGACAGTGTTTATCCTCTGAGTCGTGTGAGGAGTTCTGCAGTTTGTCAGT CCATCTTGTACGAGCTCCTGTATGAGAAGGTGTTTGGCGTAGACCAGAGTCAGCTGACGGTGTGTCAGAGACCCTCAAAGACGTCGGATCTGCTTATCGACGATTTCATGGCGCCGTGTCCGAGCAGCGAGGAGTccgacacagagacaaacgcACTCAG GAAGGAGAACGGGACGTGTGCAGCTGTTGTCAAATCAAAG GGCCGTGGTCGCGGTCGTTTTCTGTCTGAACGAGTGAAGCGATCTCTGAACCCGACTCTGCTGCGAAACGTCCAGTACGACGTTTGGACGCGCTCCAAGAAGG CTCAGCAGAAGATGGACTTCTGTATCGCGTCCGGGCTCCAGTACAACGTGGGCGACCGCTGTCAG GTGTATGTCGACGCTGGAGGGAAGATGGTCAGTGCCACGGTGAAAAAAACTGTCTCCAGACAACAATGGACCAGTGACGGTTTACAGCGAGGATCGGGGAGAGCT CGTTGTCCCTGTGTGGAAACTGCGAGCTCCTTCAGAGACGTCCTGGAGCACAGTCGTCCGGGAGAAGAGGGTCAGCAACGGG AGTGGGagcacagggggcgtggccgAGGTAaagcctcctctgcctcctccagcGTCTCTCAGAGCACAGCGCCCCCCGCAGGACGAGGGCCAAAGCAGCACTCACCATggccccagcagcagcagcccccCCTAGAGGAGCGGGAGGCACCCAGCAG taagtCGGAGCCGGTATCGTTCGGTCTGACGACGGAGCAGCGACTGgccaaagaggaagaggagaaaaacgCGGCTTTAGTGGAGCTGCAGTTTCCAGACGACAGGAGCTTCCCGGCGCTCGGA ACTCAGCCTGGAGGCCAGAgcgatggagggaggaggagaggaggagataagagACGCTCACAGAAGAACAGG AAAAGTCCAGTCGAAGAAGCCGCAGTCGCCTCGCCGTCTACCGGAGACCGCCCTGACTCTTCCACTCCTCCCCTTTCCtccgcccctccctcctccgtgTCTCCGCCCGTCTCCGCCGCCCCCGCCCCTAAACCAAACGCACACTCCAAAACCTCTCAGTCCGGCATGGTCCCATCGTCTGCGTCCCATTTTTCTTTCGTGACGCCCGTTCTCCCGGCCgcgtccagctcctcctcctcctcctcgctggTTCCTAAGGCggcctcctcgtctcctcccacCTTCATCGCGCCCATCGCTCCGTCTCCCGCCGCGGCCCAGAGTCTGATCAGTCGAACGACGCCGAGCCCTCCTTCAAACGCCCCTATGGTTACCCACAATCCTCCAGTGGTGACCGAGGCTCAAGCGTCGACCACGACCA GTAATCTACAGACTCCATCTCACCGCGACGTCTCTGAGCCTCAAGAAGCGTCGACCAATCAGCTCCCACAAAACCCGGTCTGTGAACAGGTCCCAGTCCAAGATCTGAGAACAGTCCAGACTaaagctcctccctctgtcccaaACGACCAAAACACATCTCAGATCCAACCaacccactctcctcctcctcctcctcctcctcctccagcgtcCATCACCCACCCTCCCCCCGTTTATCCATCATCTCTCCCCCAAAACGAGCCCTCTGTCCCGGCCGCTTTCTCCAACCAGGACCCCCCACCTCCACCTGCCCCCCAACCCCAGACGGAGCACCTGAAATCAGAGACTCACCCGGACacggctcctcctcctgctccacagCCCGCCCCTCACTACCTGCCCCACGCCATCCCCCTCCAGCAGCAGCTGGCTCATTTCTATCAGGACCCTCTGTATCCCGGATTTCCACAGGGAGACACGGGTCAGGTGGCCCCGACCCCGCCCATGTCCACAAGCCAATCAGGAGACGACCTGCCGCGAG ATACAAACATCTTGAGATTCTTCTTCAACCTCGGAGTAAAG GCGTACTCTCTCCCGATGCACGCTCCGGTCATGTACCTTTACCCTCTGCAGCAGACGCACACTCTGCACCCGAGAGCCTCCCCGTCGCCCGAGGCCCCCTACCCGCCCTTTAACCCCACCCCTCCGCCCCCACAGGCTCCTCCCACCTCATATCACCCCGAGCAACGCCCCCCCCGCTGCCTATAA